In the genome of Solibacillus silvestris, one region contains:
- a CDS encoding flagellar biosynthesis protein FlgL — MRVTQSMLSSNMLRNLNNSYNKMAKYQEQLNSGSIINRPSDDPVVAVKGMGYRIDLDKNAQYQRNMREANTWLDSTDEALDQVGTSLIRVKELIIQAANDTITTEDRQKINQEISQINQHIQDLGNTKVGENYIFSGTHTSSPLFDENGEIQNGPNFTGLGKEIEINVFDGISMPINVTGAELFGEVKNFMNGLDTLLNNGGTSEEIGNALGVDFTAGGTANIPGLDSLNEKVLVKRAEVGAKQNRVELMESRLQMQEVNVTKQMSENEDTDYAKTITEMVTAESIHQAALSVGAKIIQQTLVDFIR; from the coding sequence ATGCGCGTAACACAATCGATGCTCTCTAGTAATATGCTTCGTAACTTAAATAATAGTTATAATAAAATGGCTAAATACCAAGAACAATTAAATTCAGGAAGTATAATTAACCGACCTTCCGATGATCCAGTAGTAGCTGTAAAAGGAATGGGATATCGCATTGACCTAGATAAAAATGCACAATACCAACGTAATATGAGGGAAGCAAATACTTGGTTAGATTCAACAGATGAAGCGTTAGATCAAGTAGGAACATCTCTTATTCGTGTAAAAGAGTTAATTATTCAAGCAGCGAATGATACAATTACTACCGAGGATCGTCAAAAAATCAATCAGGAAATTTCGCAAATCAATCAACATATCCAAGATTTAGGGAACACAAAAGTTGGGGAGAATTATATTTTCTCCGGGACACATACTAGTAGCCCCTTGTTTGATGAAAACGGTGAAATTCAAAATGGTCCTAATTTCACGGGATTGGGTAAGGAAATTGAGATTAATGTGTTCGATGGAATCTCAATGCCTATTAATGTAACGGGTGCAGAACTATTTGGAGAAGTAAAAAACTTCATGAACGGGCTCGACACTCTTTTAAATAACGGAGGTACAAGTGAAGAAATCGGTAATGCACTAGGCGTTGATTTTACAGCAGGAGGCACTGCAAATATTCCAGGACTTGATTCATTAAATGAAAAGGTACTGGTAAAGCGCGCGGAAGTCGGCGCAAAGCAAAATCGTGTTGAATTAATGGAAAGCCGCCTGCAAATGCAAGAAGTAAACGTAACAAAGCAAATGTCTGAAAACGAAGATACAGACTATGCAAAAACAATTACAGAAATGGTAACAGCTGAATCTATCCATCAAGCTGCCCTCTCTGTAGGCGCCAAAATTATTCAGCAAACTCTAGTAGATTTCATCCGTTAA
- a CDS encoding flagellar assembly protein FliW: MNIKTKFLGEVEIEQSEILTFENGLPGFQEFTKFILLGLDTDLPIALLQSTEKEQIGFVVGYPFAFKHDYAFDLSEEDKEQLQLEDESEVASYTVLTLKENFADSTINLLAPIVINTKQKIGKQIVLQDSEKYPLRYKIGIAKGSGK; this comes from the coding sequence ATGAACATTAAAACAAAATTCTTAGGCGAAGTTGAAATAGAGCAATCAGAAATACTTACATTTGAAAATGGTCTACCCGGATTTCAAGAATTTACGAAATTCATCCTTTTAGGTTTAGATACAGATTTACCTATTGCATTATTACAGTCTACAGAAAAGGAGCAAATCGGTTTTGTAGTAGGGTATCCATTTGCATTTAAACACGATTATGCATTTGATTTAAGCGAGGAAGACAAAGAGCAACTACAGTTAGAAGATGAAAGTGAAGTAGCTTCATATACAGTCCTTACATTGAAAGAAAATTTCGCGGATTCTACAATAAACTTACTGGCACCTATTGTTATTAATACGAAGCAGAAAATCGGCAAACAAATTGTTCTACAAGATAGTGAAAAGTATCCACTTCGTTATAAAATTGGTATAGCTAAAGGAAGTGGGAAATAA
- a CDS encoding carbon storage regulator: MLVLSRKKGETIMIGDQIEVKVISVEGDQVKLGIIAPKTVKVHRSEVFEAIQKQNKEALAISVDALKQFKL; encoded by the coding sequence ATGCTAGTCCTATCTCGAAAAAAAGGCGAAACAATCATGATTGGTGATCAAATTGAAGTAAAAGTAATTTCTGTTGAGGGAGATCAAGTAAAGTTAGGCATCATAGCTCCGAAAACTGTAAAAGTCCATCGTTCAGAAGTGTTTGAAGCGATACAAAAGCAGAATAAAGAGGCATTGGCTATTTCAGTCGATGCATTGAAGCAGTTTAAGCTATAA
- a CDS encoding flagellin, whose amino-acid sequence MRIQHNISALNTHRNLSFNNTQASKNLEKLSSGYKVNRAGDDAAGLAISEKMRGQIRGLDMATKNAQDSISLIQTAEGALNETHAILQRMRELAVQSANDTNVGSDRTALNKEVTALKSEIDRIAKNTEFNTQKLLDGKFTGKKLHIGANEGQSITLKIGTMDTAGLKITGSIDTQTKADKAIKNFNDALESVSSQRSDLGAVQNRLEHTINNLGATSENLTAAESRIRDTDMAKEMMSFTKNNILMQAAQSMLAQANQQPQGVLQLLQ is encoded by the coding sequence ATGAGAATTCAACACAATATTTCAGCTTTAAACACACACCGTAACCTTTCTTTCAATAACACTCAAGCTTCCAAAAACCTTGAGAAGTTATCTTCAGGTTACAAAGTAAACCGCGCGGGCGATGACGCTGCTGGTTTAGCAATTTCTGAAAAAATGCGTGGCCAAATCCGTGGTCTTGATATGGCAACAAAAAATGCGCAAGATTCTATTTCTTTAATTCAAACAGCAGAGGGTGCATTAAATGAAACTCACGCTATCTTACAACGTATGCGTGAATTAGCGGTGCAATCTGCTAACGATACAAATGTTGGTTCAGACCGTACGGCACTTAATAAAGAAGTTACTGCATTAAAATCTGAAATCGATCGTATTGCAAAAAACACAGAGTTTAATACTCAAAAATTATTAGATGGTAAGTTCACTGGTAAAAAGTTACACATTGGAGCCAATGAGGGACAATCGATCACTTTAAAAATCGGTACTATGGATACGGCTGGACTGAAAATTACTGGTTCAATTGATACTCAAACGAAAGCGGATAAAGCGATTAAAAACTTTAATGATGCATTAGAATCAGTTTCTTCCCAACGTTCTGATTTAGGTGCTGTTCAAAACCGTTTAGAGCACACAATTAATAACTTAGGTGCAACATCTGAAAACTTAACAGCTGCTGAATCACGTATTCGTGACACAGATATGGCTAAAGAAATGATGAGCTTTACGAAAAATAACATCTTAATGCAAGCTGCACAATCTATGCTTGCACAAGCGAATCAACAGCCACAAGGTGTATTACAATTATTACAATAA
- a CDS encoding UDP-N-acetylglucosamine 4,6-dehydratase (inverting), producing MIENKVVLVTGGTGSFGKKFIRKALELNVKKIIVFSRDELKQYEMKQEFQDKRIRFFIGDVRDKDRLYRAFDGVDIVIHAAAMKHVDACEYNPFEAVKTNIHGAQNIVEAAIDRGVEKVIALSTDKACSPVNLYGATKLASDKLFIAANAYVGEKKTRFSVVRYGNVVGSRGSVVPFFQKVRHTGRVPITDERMTRFWITLEQGVQFVLDNLGRMQGGEIFVPKIPSMNIMDLAKAIAPECEIDVIGIRPGEKLHEAMIMEDDSRHTLEFETYYVIQPELSWWSKERLVGGKALVDGFAYTSDNNKEWLSIEQLSKMVENV from the coding sequence ATAATAGAAAATAAAGTAGTATTAGTAACAGGTGGAACAGGTTCATTTGGGAAAAAATTTATTCGCAAAGCATTAGAGCTAAACGTAAAAAAAATAATCGTTTTTAGTCGTGATGAGCTAAAGCAATATGAAATGAAGCAGGAGTTTCAAGATAAGCGTATCCGCTTCTTTATCGGGGATGTTCGCGATAAAGACCGATTATATCGTGCATTTGATGGTGTAGATATTGTCATTCATGCGGCGGCGATGAAGCATGTCGATGCATGTGAATACAATCCATTTGAAGCTGTTAAAACAAATATTCACGGTGCACAAAACATTGTAGAAGCTGCGATTGATCGTGGTGTAGAAAAGGTGATTGCACTTTCGACAGATAAAGCATGTTCACCAGTAAACTTATACGGTGCGACAAAATTAGCATCGGATAAGTTATTTATCGCTGCCAATGCCTATGTGGGAGAGAAGAAAACACGTTTTTCTGTTGTACGTTACGGTAATGTAGTAGGAAGCAGAGGCAGTGTTGTACCTTTTTTCCAAAAGGTAAGGCATACTGGTCGGGTGCCGATTACGGATGAACGTATGACGCGTTTTTGGATTACGTTAGAACAAGGAGTTCAATTTGTATTGGATAACTTAGGGCGTATGCAAGGTGGAGAAATTTTTGTGCCTAAAATTCCAAGTATGAATATTATGGATTTAGCGAAGGCAATTGCGCCAGAATGTGAAATTGACGTTATCGGTATCCGTCCAGGTGAAAAGCTACATGAGGCGATGATTATGGAAGACGATTCGAGACATACACTTGAGTTTGAAACGTATTACGTGATTCAACCTGAGCTTTCTTGGTGGTCAAAGGAGAGATTAGTAGGTGGTAAAGCGTTAGTAGATGGTTTTGCTTATACGAGTGATAATAATAAGGAGTGGCTTTCAATAGAACAACTTAGTAAAATGGTGGAAAATGTGTGA
- a CDS encoding acylneuraminate cytidylyltransferase, with amino-acid sequence MKLISIIQARMGSTRLPGKVLKPLGDTDVLSYVVARCRKIEGVAEVIVATSSLPQDDAIAEWCKDHFISYYRGSEKDVLDRYVQCAKYYKPDYVMRVTSDCPFVDYEMASEMVALAKSTQVEIIDIKKELPRGLAVEIISYDALCRIHNISTEIRHREHVTYYAYEFKEEFKRASYEPPANRQYPQLRITLDTVEDYILCNALANHFNNKFISSAAIVAFLNSTPEVAKINAHIEQKEVK; translated from the coding sequence ATGAAATTAATCTCTATAATTCAAGCACGTATGGGTTCAACACGCCTGCCCGGAAAAGTATTAAAGCCTTTGGGAGATACGGATGTATTATCTTATGTAGTTGCTCGTTGCCGTAAAATTGAAGGTGTAGCTGAGGTGATTGTGGCCACATCTTCACTACCACAAGACGATGCAATTGCAGAGTGGTGTAAGGACCATTTTATCTCGTATTATCGAGGTTCCGAGAAAGATGTACTAGATCGATATGTACAATGCGCAAAATATTATAAGCCAGACTATGTGATGCGAGTAACGTCAGATTGTCCATTTGTTGATTATGAGATGGCTAGTGAGATGGTCGCACTGGCGAAGAGCACACAGGTTGAGATTATTGATATTAAGAAAGAATTGCCACGTGGCTTAGCAGTTGAAATAATTAGCTATGATGCGCTTTGTCGTATACATAACATTAGTACAGAGATACGTCATCGTGAACACGTTACATATTATGCATATGAGTTTAAAGAAGAATTTAAACGTGCAAGCTATGAGCCACCAGCTAATCGCCAATATCCACAATTGCGTATAACATTGGATACAGTTGAGGATTACATATTATGCAATGCATTGGCTAATCATTTTAATAATAAATTTATATCAAGTGCAGCTATTGTCGCATTCTTAAATAGTACCCCTGAAGTAGCTAAAATTAATGCACATATTGAACAAAAAGAAGTTAAATAA
- a CDS encoding pseudaminic acid synthase, translating into MIKIGNCEIGQHAKPFIIAEMSGNHNQSLERALHLVELAAEAGVDALKLQTYTPDTITLDVHTGEFFISNEENLWKGKSLYNLYKEAYTPWEWHKAIFDRAKELGLIAFSSPFDETAVDFLETLNVPAYKIASFENVSIPLIRRVAKTGKPIIISTGMATVAELDEAIQTIRKEGNNQIVLLKCTSTYPATPENSNLATIPHMRELFNTEIGLSDHTMGVGVSIAAVSLGATVIEKHFTTSRAHGGVDSAFSMEPHELKMLVEETERAWLSIGKVNYGPTEAEIPSLVGRRSLYISVDMEAGEILTVENVRDVRPGLGLPTKYYELVLGRAIKQDVKKGTPLSWELLL; encoded by the coding sequence ATGATCAAAATTGGAAATTGTGAAATCGGTCAACATGCAAAACCGTTCATTATTGCAGAAATGTCAGGAAATCATAATCAATCATTAGAGCGCGCATTACATTTAGTAGAGTTAGCCGCTGAAGCAGGCGTTGATGCATTAAAGTTACAAACATATACACCTGATACGATTACATTAGATGTACATACAGGTGAATTTTTTATTTCAAATGAAGAGAACTTATGGAAAGGTAAGTCTTTATATAATTTATATAAAGAAGCTTATACACCATGGGAATGGCATAAAGCTATTTTTGATAGAGCTAAAGAATTAGGTTTAATTGCATTTAGTTCACCATTTGATGAAACTGCAGTAGATTTTTTAGAGACATTAAATGTACCTGCATATAAAATTGCATCCTTCGAGAATGTTAGTATTCCTTTAATTCGAAGAGTAGCTAAAACTGGTAAGCCTATTATTATTTCTACAGGTATGGCGACTGTTGCTGAGTTAGACGAGGCAATACAGACAATTAGAAAAGAGGGTAATAACCAAATTGTTTTACTAAAATGTACAAGTACGTATCCAGCCACACCCGAAAATTCTAACTTAGCTACAATTCCACATATGCGTGAATTATTCAATACAGAAATTGGATTATCAGATCATACAATGGGAGTTGGTGTATCTATTGCTGCGGTATCGTTAGGTGCAACAGTAATTGAAAAGCATTTTACTACTTCAAGAGCTCATGGTGGGGTGGATAGTGCCTTTTCAATGGAACCCCATGAATTAAAAATGTTAGTAGAGGAAACAGAACGTGCTTGGCTAAGTATTGGGAAAGTAAATTATGGTCCTACAGAGGCTGAAATTCCTTCGTTAGTGGGTAGACGTTCTTTATATATTTCAGTAGATATGGAAGCTGGGGAAATTTTAACGGTAGAAAATGTACGTGATGTACGTCCAGGATTAGGATTGCCTACTAAGTACTATGAATTAGTGTTAGGCAGAGCGATAAAGCAAGATGTGAAAAAGGGAACACCATTAAGTTGGGAGCTTTTACTATGA
- a CDS encoding UDP-4-amino-4,6-dideoxy-N-acetyl-beta-L-altrosamine transaminase yields MSNFISYGRQCLDEDDIQVVIDTLRSPNLTQGPKIAEFEHEIADYVGVKYAVAFCNGTAALHGACYAAGIGDGDEVITSPITFAASANCVRYVGGTVVFADIDAVTYNIDPLQITAKITDKTKAIIPVDFTGQPTDIDEIMAIANEHNLVVIEDGAHSLGATYKGRKAGTTAHMTMFSFHPVKPITTAEGGIIVTDNEEYYKKLIKFRSHGIEQVPYSAKNGGWYYEMTDLGYNYRMTDLQAALGVSQLKKLDAFIARRQEIAAKYTEAFKDVEGITVPKQLDDTASGWHLYMVQLETADRKQVFDTMRLANIGVHVHYIPVYWHPYYRNLGYEKGLCPLAEAWYEKALTLPVHPGLTDEEIEKVIKTLKKIIKNV; encoded by the coding sequence ATGAGTAATTTTATCTCTTATGGTCGTCAATGCTTAGATGAAGATGACATTCAAGTAGTTATTGACACACTGCGTTCACCAAATTTAACACAAGGCCCAAAAATAGCCGAATTTGAGCATGAGATTGCCGACTATGTTGGTGTTAAATATGCTGTAGCTTTTTGTAATGGTACGGCTGCCCTACACGGTGCATGCTATGCGGCAGGGATAGGTGATGGTGATGAAGTAATTACGAGTCCGATAACATTCGCAGCTAGCGCAAACTGTGTGCGTTATGTTGGTGGGACTGTTGTTTTTGCAGATATCGATGCAGTTACTTATAATATAGATCCATTACAAATTACTGCAAAAATTACTGATAAAACGAAAGCGATTATTCCAGTAGATTTTACTGGTCAACCAACTGATATCGATGAAATAATGGCAATTGCCAACGAACATAATCTTGTTGTCATTGAAGACGGTGCTCATTCGTTAGGCGCGACGTACAAAGGACGTAAAGCCGGGACAACTGCGCATATGACAATGTTTAGCTTTCATCCAGTAAAACCGATTACAACTGCTGAAGGTGGAATTATTGTTACAGATAATGAGGAATACTATAAAAAGCTAATAAAATTCCGCAGTCATGGTATTGAGCAGGTACCTTATTCGGCTAAAAATGGGGGCTGGTATTACGAAATGACAGACCTCGGCTACAACTATCGCATGACCGATTTGCAAGCTGCACTTGGTGTCTCCCAACTAAAGAAACTTGATGCATTTATCGCCCGACGTCAGGAAATTGCAGCTAAGTATACAGAGGCTTTCAAAGATGTGGAAGGGATTACTGTACCTAAGCAGCTTGATGACACAGCATCGGGTTGGCATTTATATATGGTGCAGCTTGAAACTGCAGATCGCAAGCAGGTGTTTGATACAATGCGTTTGGCAAATATCGGCGTTCATGTACATTATATCCCAGTTTATTGGCATCCTTATTATCGGAATCTTGGCTATGAAAAGGGCTTATGTCCTCTAGCTGAAGCTTGGTATGAGAAGGCTTTGACTTTGCCTGTACATCCAGGATTAACCGATGAAGAGATAGAGAAAGTTATTAAAACTTTAAAAAAAATAATCAAAAATGTATAG
- a CDS encoding flagellar biosynthesis protein FlaG — translation MRISGISNLEVTNQITLANNTTKESVEKSGSNTTTRKEMATIEPMFQLKKDDETKAKVKEAVNTMNEMLDVNNSTSKFMFHEGLERYYVTVVNRDTEEIVKEIPPKKLLDAFYEMQKMLGMIVDEKI, via the coding sequence ATGCGTATTTCGGGTATTTCAAATTTAGAAGTTACGAATCAAATAACCTTAGCAAATAATACAACAAAAGAATCAGTAGAAAAGTCAGGAAGCAACACTACTACTAGAAAAGAAATGGCTACGATTGAACCGATGTTTCAATTAAAAAAAGACGATGAAACAAAGGCAAAAGTCAAAGAGGCAGTAAATACAATGAACGAGATGCTTGATGTAAATAACAGTACTTCTAAATTTATGTTCCACGAAGGTCTGGAGCGCTACTATGTGACAGTAGTGAATCGTGATACGGAGGAAATTGTAAAAGAAATCCCTCCGAAAAAATTACTTGATGCTTTTTATGAAATGCAAAAAATGCTCGGTATGATTGTTGACGAAAAAATTTAA
- a CDS encoding flagellar hook protein produces MVMRVGGLASGMDIDALVEKLMNAERAPLNKLTQKKQTYEWQRDAYRGVNTKLKTFDTYIADNLVLKSLNSKTASTSNSNLVSATATGSATGSLSIEGVSQLATSARAVGNQVSAVGSTKMSDLIGTGTKTIELKAIKADGTMPSEATKIEITDGMTVNQFVSKVNASNAGVSVVFENGRFSFTAKNSGDNKAGEEIDVVSGKDIFTSLGFFQQKDELGNVIDKFQTTDGKNAIFQVNGIATERPSNTFNLSGYNVILKDTFNSTQTIADKYKSAQKEMQLATENEANKAIALTNALSAYYGNGSSDTPNYTNTHNNSYNAVFGNTLSLTEQAEYRKLTTSDWKNLTAEEFETIKLASSNSKEDVIAAIDSSNLSDESKTKLKAFSAEKLQTVYNASENEFSHFKVQANYVSFGGSKLKDLSGEAITALKGLTIDETTDLSEIRTSISENEYFSDDLKSALKALDKETLSALQNSDEAILNEYATKAQSDELKSQYSKLGDAKILEVIADPSKVSSLTEEQQTIWNSLSATEQAAFKNLAEQNQLRSAYNTAKAEDTAADARLENAVSSLNTAKADAQNAGLLNGDGTINDDLVNAAPSAPPVSLSSTTNVDDMMNKIKEFVTTYNGLIKDLNDQTKETKYRDYAPLTPEQKKDMDEDEIKLWEEKAKSGLLRNDSVVRNGLSNMRSLIYQSNPGLEGTKYNTLFNIGITSSKSYNDGGTLEIDEAKLRKAIEEDPDAVERLFKNVEGKKEDVIDGKTVDTRGYLEKLRESMKSLEVNIEKKAGRSTMTDAQYAIGKSLIDNEKRIDTWQNKLKNIEARYWKQFTAMETAINKANQQSSMFMQG; encoded by the coding sequence ATGGTAATGCGAGTTGGTGGATTGGCATCAGGTATGGATATCGATGCTTTAGTAGAAAAGTTAATGAATGCTGAACGAGCACCTTTAAATAAATTAACACAAAAGAAACAAACCTATGAATGGCAACGCGATGCTTATCGTGGCGTAAATACAAAATTAAAAACGTTTGATACGTATATTGCTGATAATTTAGTATTAAAGTCCTTAAATTCTAAAACGGCTTCAACTTCAAATTCTAATCTTGTTAGTGCAACAGCAACAGGTTCAGCTACTGGTTCACTTTCGATTGAAGGGGTTTCACAATTAGCAACTTCAGCACGAGCTGTAGGGAACCAAGTAAGTGCAGTAGGGTCAACAAAAATGAGTGACTTAATTGGTACGGGAACTAAAACAATCGAATTGAAGGCAATTAAAGCTGATGGGACAATGCCTTCTGAAGCAACGAAAATTGAAATCACTGATGGTATGACGGTTAATCAATTTGTGAGTAAAGTAAATGCTAGTAATGCTGGAGTATCAGTCGTATTTGAAAATGGGCGTTTCTCATTTACAGCTAAAAATTCCGGAGATAACAAAGCCGGGGAAGAAATTGATGTTGTAAGTGGGAAAGATATTTTCACGAGTTTAGGTTTTTTTCAGCAAAAGGATGAATTAGGTAATGTAATCGACAAATTTCAAACAACAGATGGAAAAAATGCAATTTTCCAAGTAAATGGCATTGCGACAGAGCGCCCTTCTAATACCTTTAATCTTTCAGGATATAACGTTATATTAAAAGATACATTCAATTCCACTCAAACAATTGCAGACAAATATAAATCCGCACAAAAGGAAATGCAATTGGCGACAGAAAATGAAGCAAACAAAGCTATAGCTCTCACAAATGCGCTTTCAGCCTATTATGGAAATGGTTCAAGTGATACACCAAACTATACGAACACACATAACAATAGTTATAATGCAGTATTTGGAAATACGTTATCATTAACAGAACAAGCAGAATACCGTAAACTAACTACTTCAGACTGGAAAAACTTGACGGCTGAAGAATTTGAAACAATCAAATTGGCAAGCTCCAATAGTAAAGAAGATGTAATAGCTGCAATAGACTCAAGCAACTTATCGGATGAATCAAAAACAAAGCTAAAAGCATTTTCTGCTGAAAAATTACAAACAGTCTACAATGCTTCTGAAAATGAATTTAGTCATTTTAAAGTACAGGCAAATTATGTTTCATTTGGCGGCTCGAAATTAAAGGATTTATCGGGTGAAGCTATTACAGCTTTAAAAGGTCTAACAATAGATGAAACAACCGATTTAAGTGAAATTCGTACATCTATAAGTGAAAATGAATATTTCTCTGATGATTTAAAGTCAGCTTTAAAGGCATTAGACAAAGAAACACTTTCAGCACTGCAAAATTCAGATGAGGCTATACTGAATGAATATGCTACAAAAGCGCAGTCTGATGAATTAAAATCTCAGTACAGTAAATTAGGGGATGCAAAAATTTTAGAAGTGATTGCAGATCCTTCAAAAGTTTCTTCATTAACAGAGGAACAACAAACGATTTGGAATAGCTTATCTGCAACTGAGCAAGCAGCATTTAAAAATTTGGCAGAACAAAACCAACTGCGATCTGCTTATAATACTGCAAAAGCTGAAGATACTGCGGCAGATGCACGATTGGAAAATGCAGTAAGTTCTTTAAACACGGCTAAAGCAGATGCTCAAAACGCAGGATTACTCAATGGGGACGGCACGATTAATGATGATTTAGTAAATGCAGCGCCATCAGCTCCGCCGGTATCCTTGTCATCCACTACAAACGTAGACGATATGATGAATAAAATTAAAGAATTTGTTACGACTTATAATGGTCTAATAAAAGATCTAAACGATCAAACAAAAGAGACAAAATATCGTGATTATGCTCCACTTACACCCGAGCAGAAAAAAGATATGGATGAAGATGAAATTAAGCTCTGGGAAGAAAAGGCAAAAAGTGGCTTGCTTCGTAATGATTCGGTAGTGCGCAATGGCTTATCAAATATGCGTTCACTTATTTACCAGTCAAATCCTGGCTTAGAGGGTACAAAATATAATACATTATTTAATATCGGAATCACTTCTTCTAAGAGCTATAATGACGGCGGCACACTTGAAATTGATGAAGCAAAGTTAAGAAAAGCAATAGAGGAAGATCCAGATGCAGTAGAGCGATTATTTAAAAATGTTGAAGGTAAGAAAGAAGATGTAATTGATGGGAAGACTGTAGATACTCGTGGCTATCTTGAAAAACTACGTGAATCAATGAAATCATTAGAAGTTAATATAGAGAAAAAAGCTGGTCGTTCTACAATGACAGATGCACAATATGCAATTGGTAAAAGCTTAATTGATAATGAAAAGCGAATTGATACATGGCAAAATAAATTGAAAAATATCGAAGCTCGGTACTGGAAGCAATTTACAGCTATGGAGACAGCAATCAATAAAGCGAATCAACAGTCTTCTATGTTCATGCAAGGCTAA
- a CDS encoding flagellar assembly protein FliT encodes MENIQQLLQISAKLYQHLAVFPEGEQRDAYIEKTNNLLDERGIIIGKMQYDGFQVDMRQKSHAMLVELDKGIRERLNSTLKVIKNDLKDLQYSKKNEQQYMNPYANVQVMDGRYYDKKK; translated from the coding sequence ATGGAAAATATACAGCAGTTACTGCAAATCTCAGCAAAACTTTATCAGCATTTGGCAGTCTTTCCAGAGGGAGAACAGAGAGATGCTTATATCGAAAAAACGAATAACTTATTAGATGAGCGTGGTATTATCATTGGAAAGATGCAATATGATGGTTTTCAGGTTGATATGCGACAGAAATCCCATGCCATGTTAGTTGAGTTAGATAAAGGAATTCGCGAGCGTTTAAATAGTACATTGAAAGTAATAAAAAACGATTTAAAAGATCTGCAATATTCCAAAAAGAATGAGCAGCAATACATGAACCCTTATGCAAATGTTCAAGTAATGGATGGCCGTTATTATGATAAGAAAAAGTAA
- a CDS encoding flagellar protein FliS, with product MTAQTNAFNAYKQNSVTTASPGELTLMLYNGCIKFLNRAKVAIEVKNIEERNHYIQRSQAIIGELMSTLNMDIEISKQMLPLYEYMSHRLTEANIKNDPAIIEEVEGLVTEFRDTWKEVIKITRQQQYGTAGQV from the coding sequence TTGACAGCACAAACGAATGCATTTAATGCATACAAACAAAACAGTGTGACAACTGCTTCGCCTGGCGAGTTAACATTAATGTTGTATAACGGATGTATAAAATTCCTTAATCGTGCAAAGGTAGCGATTGAGGTAAAAAATATAGAAGAGCGGAACCATTACATTCAAAGATCTCAAGCAATTATCGGTGAATTAATGTCTACACTTAATATGGATATCGAAATTTCAAAACAAATGTTACCGCTATATGAATATATGAGTCATCGATTAACGGAGGCAAACATCAAAAATGACCCTGCCATCATCGAAGAAGTCGAAGGCCTAGTAACTGAATTCCGCGACACATGGAAAGAAGTTATCAAAATTACACGTCAGCAGCAATATGGTACAGCTGGACAAGTTTAA
- a CDS encoding competence transcription factor, with product MYRISLYDACVLKPKFDQFNNLYTLMITPNGNKKVPFTPMQLLDSELKEHGSSLKGAKEAAKAVLSSKSVNPIMIPRLPLLHIWFPTEAMRNVESCMYFSLHHVEKIVPYLENCTIVVLTNYERIEVPVSHSKLYKQWIKAKDYCSTALLKQFYRDPLYSKAETQIMLKCAEINEQYVIN from the coding sequence ATGTATAGAATTTCCTTGTATGATGCCTGTGTATTAAAGCCTAAATTTGATCAGTTTAATAATCTTTATACGCTTATGATCACGCCGAATGGTAACAAAAAAGTCCCTTTCACACCAATGCAATTACTGGATAGCGAGCTGAAAGAACATGGTTCCAGCCTAAAAGGTGCAAAGGAAGCGGCAAAAGCCGTTCTTAGCTCCAAATCTGTTAACCCGATCATGATTCCGAGATTACCTCTTCTTCATATTTGGTTCCCCACTGAGGCAATGCGCAATGTTGAAAGTTGTATGTACTTTTCATTGCATCACGTCGAAAAAATCGTGCCGTATTTGGAAAATTGCACAATCGTCGTTTTAACAAATTATGAAAGAATTGAAGTGCCTGTATCACACAGTAAACTGTATAAACAATGGATTAAGGCTAAAGATTACTGCTCGACTGCCTTATTAAAACAATTTTACAGGGACCCTTTATATTCAAAAGCCGAAACACAAATTATGTTAAAATGTGCAGAAATAAATGAACAATATGTAATCAATTAA